A part of Antennarius striatus isolate MH-2024 chromosome 21, ASM4005453v1, whole genome shotgun sequence genomic DNA contains:
- the bahcc1b gene encoding BAH and coiled-coil domain-containing protein 1 gives MESRDFAPPHHLLTERNALVHSAASRMAPGGHGSVQHPAHFQPGKYYSSHLSMGPHSGASFMGSFLASSTPHPSGPAASPSSPSYRAGPHSRASPIWFPHSHEGYPSYSGSLASPFLPISSLDHHCNGLYGQHRFYDAQKDHFFLRGLPPQPSLLSTTHSLPPLSRSAPGHPLGSCSRETDNGGGGGKSTKEAGDKGVSSVSKIRERSSSKERHQESKDKRHQLHQHHPHQMNSGTTPSSHHSQAYPLPHSALLPHLATHGKEEDHRHSLERHKEYRDSDPGGLETKHMSACKLSNISVAESGTGEKGLNLSSCSGGGRRCSKDGPINGEMKISESSASSNECMTRGAAAVTAILAPPTPHSVASYSMPPPPPPPPPPHALHMSSTMGGGWLHHTHHHPHPEFYCPPAPLTLTPPKDPESIHGGTGREAKVIAPTYVPSTGPLGDLATTDCRGAGGGGRKGEDKNGEGSYESSSHQVSRLSSCQKKDKSQPHQQQLGYGKADKPPDWSHHTQHLHKPSSIVSSQPELRSCSLDASSTFKDIEVVDEVYRPSLDTQVIHPGARQGTSRNVSDTSTPPFRDCSQTGPHSDGKTGTGAHGEGQKVARIRHQQHHSHGASTEDRGSNGSQTAPLWSARGSSQEDLRKGSHHPSILNCEGRGISSRAPSSDHNQSHSQPPPPLSCSSLHTTEGEGNAMKNLMNYSSQQPLLLPQRGPFGGLGCLKQGGERSEKGDKGGAKSNTSPQDTPKQSLPPRRASTNEGERTDRGGKEAGEAGEGEVRQPPVGIAVAVARPPHRSPDNTPGHSRQGRVLPSMKGLSRPVYPLGREAEERKRMTEEQISLHHLDRDREMIIRENKDRVEFARIHPSSSCHGDLTSHLLVPGGASQLGVDPAAHAHPAHHHWMQRTGSPSLWMGHSYSLSHMGMSPSFPPGLPSPLQPVLGSLTQDPNSPLVVLPTEPGPHHHLDVLEPSGLWPPVYGGRGPPHLQHHPVYSRSSFLRQQDLYALQHQHQQQQQQRAMEHMQRHSLGQRKHEEQAITVEDSPPESSRIPSSSSASSPSTTSSHVAKPFSHTPPPPKTPTPSPGMCPSTRQSPCYHSPSRRPHTVNPLTPAPSPAAAAPRSPALSPAPSHLSKGLERGSDRGEGQPPQDYPQSLEPDLPPVYTYSPITICYKAGPSPPEARLAEQATVEEEPAQPDAKSLPHPCHILPLTEKEKRREEEDGRDCEVAASHSKVVVEEKEEKRMGVKGCSIPEPETKISGFSPCPSPTLVPDSDCLATAKGKAQKTEPSLVCLGLKASQGDPQQSKEQMSEREHQKEDMEEDEGTDVGSEPRECTDSVPVEPGEVEKEEMEKNGDEDEENVEVVEDDEEMEGSVVISCQSPAACPSSDSLLPPTPNTVAQLQGAYMWSLELLIAAALCATRDALHPPAPVVQAPGPAPHHGMEILGELADLEIQQRSRESKEKETEGEEMPTFDLHSLATLAAARALEMGGELMGPGTGQQCQIRRRLNLRRKCSWTPRHEPVCPVKGSMETMGGEELSMRVQLAELQRRYKEKQRELAKLQRKHDHQKEETSRSPARRGPGRPRKRKSTPGAAESCKRLRTGLNLLQEKSRKKMSNHGFSSLNSAQIKARCKHRGRPTALNSRLARRVSHLKQKVVSQRVAPSPCILHRKGAPGEEEASKSHFRQGRKDLQRDWEAVQPVKRKRGRKPKVMLGVNTNRPHHKDNQASEKQEEKSESESSEHEEEEDGSYDSDDGAGDIKISSSCKEAPANPAGILPFSCQSSKLQSNQKAKSKRPGPPAAGMGGTSHTDQRRALRRSSLSNTGDRGRPDYLRTKKAYMPSWGVSSLGCSFGDGHGNHGALNEANRVGKEAVRRTSAGQVILGKAKGHAVSRLMQSFAADDGFRLDEESSFSEGEEEEKEEEETKEKMLIHLPPNMPCRIPALPNCVLSKEMLVDGLKILISKEDELLYAASVQTLDLPDIFSVVIEGERGNRPRIYSLEQLLQEAVLDVRPQTEAILTAGTRVCAYWSERSRCLYPGYVHRGGSDEEEKEGNVMVEFDDGDRGRISLTNIRLLPPGYQIHCAEPSPALLISSGRRGRQSSTQEKKETPTDKPANENSTGRSQEKRPVGRPKKIHSVPKTSSTPTSVTDTVTKNSTSSLNWSAPRKRPPVDFFLFNGTSRKTQRKIRERDLGFFHRPASHPLVPPIPIKGIFGSPFEGDSFSSIANGYSTFGSSVVGRQVTTVASVGLRDSLSSACSSAVATAMAAVGRKPVSERDRKQYMVKLDHEGVTSPKTKNSKALLRLGGSGGRAGKSLSSAGAPLRYVHPAPLVKDSKKCGERDGAGSHPETLKGGPPLRKDLLSAGLGVKGGEYNPDYPSDCPSSYSELDEDDEEDGQDAEARERSSAVTSHRSGRFLSRLSVCFSSSSSSSSSSGSISSSSICSSDNDSSYSSDEESSSVLLRRALLQQDKQKQRQNMNSDLLSPDLTTSKSSPAASAPTHRFIAKASMAVSGSKAWADRVEDRKDFMPKGSIGANISTAKTQLKRKEGIPNSHHQSQVSPMNQQPKNESKDLTKVKRQRMSSPEPLSNMTPNLSGRQLWKWSGNPTQRRGLKGKARKLFYKAIVRGKETVRVGDCAVFLSPGRPQLPYVGRVESLWESWSSSMVVRVKWFYHPEETRLGKRHRDGKNALYQSSHEDENDVQTISHRCQVISKTEYDHLMCERKPSNTINDLFYLAGTYEPTTGQLISVDGMAIVS, from the exons GTGCTTCCTTCATGGGTTCCTTCCTGGCCAGCAGTACCCCTCACCCCTCAGGACCCGCAGCATCCCCTTCTTCCCCCTCCTACAGGGCTGGACCCCATTCGAGGGCTTCCCCTATCTGGTTCCCCCATTCACATGAag GGTACCCCAGCTATTCAGGAAGCCTTGCTTCTCCTTTTCTCCCCATAAGTTCTCTTGATCACCACTGCAATGGCCTTTATGGACAGCATCGCTTCTATGATGCTCAAAAAG ATCACTTCTTCCTGAGAGGCCTTCCTCCCCAGCCCTCTCTACTCTCTACTACCCACAGCCTTCCTCCACTTTCCAGGTCTGCTCCAGGCCACCCACTTGGCTCTTGCAGCCGAGAGACAGACaatgggggaggaggggggaagaGCACAAAGGAAGCCGGCGATAAAGGGGTTTCATCTGTTTCGAAAATCAGGGAGCGATCGAGCAGCAAAGAGCGACACCAAGAGAGCAAAGACAAACGGCATCAGCTTCATCAGCACCATCCGCATCAGATGAACTCTGGCACCACTCCATCCAGCCATCACAGCCAAGCTTACCCGCTCCCTCACTCTGCCCTCCTTCCTCACCTCGCAACGCACGGCAAGGAGGAAGACCACAGACACTCTCTGGAGCGACACAAAGAGTATAGAGACAGTGATCCAGGCGGTCTAGAAACAAAACATATGAGTGCCTGTAAATTATCAAATATTTCGGTAGCAGAAAGTGGAACTGGAGAAAAAGGGCTCAACCTGAGCAGCTGCAGTGGGGGTGGAAGAAGGTGCTCCAAGGATGGACCCATAAATGGAGAGATGAAGATCAGCGAATCTTCAGCCTCTTCTAATGAATGTATGACAAGAGGTGCGGCTGCAGTGACAGCCATCTTGGCACCTCCAACCCCCCACTCTGTGGCCTCCTACTCTatgcctcctcctccccctccgccacctcctcctcatGCTTTGCACATGAGCTCCACCATGGGAGGAGGGTGGTTACACCACACACATCACCATCCGCATCCTGAGTTTTACTGTCCCCCAGCCCCTCTTACCCTGACACCCCCGAAAGATCCAGAATCCATTCATGGAGGTACTGGGAGGGAAGCGAAAGTCATTGCCCCAACTTATGTGCCCTCAACTGGGCCGTTGGGTGACCTGGCAACCACTGATTGTCGTGGggcaggaggaggtgggaggaagggaGAGGACAAGAATGGAGAAGGCTCTTATGAAAGTTCCTCTCATCAGGTTAGCCGACTTAGCAGTTGTCAGAAGAAGGACAAATCCCAGCCGCATCAACAGCAGCTGGGTTACGGTAAGGCTGACAAACCTCCTGACTGGAGCCACCACACGCAGCACTTACACAAACCGAGCTCCATTGTGAGCTCCCAGCCCGAGCTGCGGTCCTGCAGCCTCGATGCATCTTCAACTTTCAAAGATATAGAAGTTGTGGACGAAGTTTACCGTCCCTCACTAGACACCCAAGTGATACATCCTGGTGCTAGACAGGGAACATCCAGGAATGTTTCAGACACAAGCACTCCCCCTTTCAGGGATTGTTCCCAGACCGGTCCTCATTCTGATGGCAAAACAGGGACAGGGGCTCATGGGGAGGGGCAAAAAGTTGCAAGGATACGACATCAGCAGCACCACAGTCACGGTGCGAGTACGGAAGACAGGGGAAGCAATGGAAGTCAGACAGCACCCTTGTGGAGCGCTCGAGGAAGCTCCCAAGAAGACCTGAGAAAAGGATCCCATCATCCATCAATTTTAAATTGTGAAGGTAGGGGGATCAGCAGCAGAGCTCCAAGCAGTGACCACAACCAGTCTCATTCTCAGCCACCTCCACCTCTATCCTGCTCCTCACTGCACACTACTGAGGGTGAGGGCAATGCCATGAAGAACCTAATGAACTACAGCTCTCAGCAACCCTTGCTGCTACCACAGCGGGGCCCCTTTGGAGGTCTTGGCTGCCTCAAGCAGGGTGGAGAGAGATCAGAGAAGGGGGATAAAGGAGGAGCCAAAAGCAACACATCCCCGCAAGACACTCCCAAACAGTCTCTTCCTCCTCGCCGAGCTTCGACTAATGAAGGAGAGAGGACTGACAGAGGTGGGAAGGAagcaggggaggcaggtgagggggaggtgcGACAGCCTCCAGTGGGTATTGCCGTTGCTGTAGCCAGACCGCCCCATCGTTCCCCAGACAACACCCCTGGACACAGCAGACAGGGCAGGGTGCTGCCCAGCATGAAAG GATTGTCTCGTCCTGTGTATCCTCTGGGTCGGGAGgcggaagagaggaagaggatgacagAGGAACAGATCAGCCTTCATCACCTGGACAGAGATAGGGAGATGATTATCAG GGAAAACAAGGACCGCGTAGAGTTCGCCAGGATCCACCCTTCTAGTAGTTGCCATGGTGACCTGACCTCTCACCTTTTGGTTCCTGGAGGAGCCAGTCAGTTAGGGGTGGACCCTGCTGCACATGCTCACCCGGCCCATCACCActggatgcaaaggacaggaaGTCCCTCCCTCTGGATGGGGCATTCATACA GTTTAAGCCACATGGGAATGAGTCCAAGCTTCCCACCGGGGCTGCCCAGCCCCCTACAGCCTGTCTTAGGATCACTCACCCAAGACCCCAACTCCCCGCTGGTGGTTCTTCCGACAGAGCCTGGGCCTCATCATCACCTCG ATGTTCTGGAGCCATCGGGTCTGTGGCCTCCTGTATATGGAGGTAGAGGCCCTCCTCACCTACAGCATCACCCCGTGTACTCCCGCTCCTCGTTCCTACGGCAACAGGACCTGTACGCTCTGCAAcatcagcaccagcagcagcagcagcagcgagccATGGAGCACATGCAGCGCCACTCCTTAGGACAG AGAAAACATGAGGAACAGGCGATCACTGTAGAAGACTCTCCCCCTGAATCTTCAAGGATTCCCTCCTCATCTTCGGCATCTTCTCCATCCACCACTTCCTCTCACGTGGCCAAACCTTTCTctcacacacctcctcctccaaagACACCCACACCATCTCCGGGGATGTGTCCCAGCACCCGCCAGTCGCCGTGCTACCACTCCCCATCCAGGCGACCACACACAGTGAACCCACTGACCCCCGCTCCGAGcccggcagcagcagcaccgcGCTCCCCGGCGCTCAGCCCTGCTCCTTCACATCTCTCCAAGGGGCTGGAGAGGGGCAGTGACAGAGGAGAGGGACAGCCACCTCAGGACTACCCACAATCCCTAGAACCAg ACCTGCCACCTGTTTACACCTACTCTCCGATCACCATTTGTTACAAGGCTGGGCCCTCGCCTCCCGAGGCACGACTGGCAGAACAAGCCACGGTGGAAGAAGAGCCAGCACAGCCCGACGCCAAGTCCCTCCCACATCCATGCCACATCCTGCCTCTCActgaaaaagagaagagaagggaggaagaagatgggAGAGACTGCGAAGTGGCAGCATCCCATAGCAAAGttgtggtggaggagaaggaagaaaagaggatGGGAGTGAAAGGATGCTCCATCCCCGAGCCTGAGACCAAGATTTCTGGATTTTCGCCATGCCCTTCCCCAACTTTGGTcccagattcagactgtctggCCACAGCCAAAGGCAAAGCACAAAAAACAGAACCCTCTCTGGTTTGCTTGGGCCTGAAGGCCAGCCAGGGGGATCCCCAACAATCCAAAGAGCAAATGTCTGAAAGGGAACATCAAAAAGAGGACATGGAAGAAGATGAGGGTACGGACGTTGGGTCTGAACCGAGAGAATGTACTGACTCTGTGCCTGTGGAGCCTGGAGAGGTagagaaggaggagatggaaaagaatggggatgaagatgaagagaatgTTGAGGTTGTTGAAGATGACGAGGAAATGGAAGGGAGTGTGGTGATATCATGCCAGTCTCCTGCTGCTTGTCCGTCCTCTgactccctcctccctccaacACCAAATACTGTGGCTCAGCTTCAAGGGGCCTACATGTGGAGCCTGGAACTCCTGATCGCTGCAGCTCTGTGTGCCACCAGAGATGCCTTGCACCCACCAGCACCTGTAGTTCAGGCACCAGGACCTGCGCCCCACCATGGAATGGAGATTCTAGGAGAACTTGCAGATCTGGAGATCCAGCAGAGGAGCAGGGAGAGCAAGGAGAAAGAGACTGAAG GTGAAGAAATGCCGACCTTCGACCTCCATAGTCTAGCGACTTTGGCGGCCGCCCGTGCTCTGGAGATGGGGGGAGAGCTTATGGGTCCAGGGACAGGCCAGCAGTGTCAGATCAGGAGAAGGCTGAATCTGCGTCGAAAGTGCAGCTGGACACCAAGGCATGAACCG GTTTGCCCAGTGAAGGGCTCCATGGAGACGATGGGAGGGGAGGAGCTGTCCATGCGTGTCCAGCTGGCTGAGCTGCAGCGCCGCTACAAAGAGAAACAGAGGGAACTGGCCAAGCTACAGAGGAAACACGACCACCA GAAAGAGGAGACATCCCGTAGTCCTGCCCGTCGTGGGCCCGGCCGCCCCCGCAAACGCAAGTCAACCCCAGGCGCTGCAGAGAGCTGCAAAAGGCTCCG GACTGGGCTGAATTTGTTGCAAGAAAAATCCCGGAAGAAAATGTCTAATCATGGCTTCAGCAGCCTCAACTCTGCACAG ATTAAAGCTCGCTGTAAGCACAGAGGTCGTCCTACTGCCCTGAATTCCAGGTTGGCCAGGCGGGTGAGCCACCTGAAGCAGAAGGTCGTGTCCCAGCGAGTTGCTCCATCACCATGCATTCTGCACCGCAAAGGAGCACCTGGTGAGGAGGAAGCCTCCAAGAGTCACTTCAGGCAAGGGAGAAAAG ACTTGCAGCGAGACTGGGAAGCTGTTCAACCCGTAAAGAGGAAGAGGGGTCGAAAACCCAAAGTAATGTTGGGAGTCAACACAAACAGACCTCACCACAAGGACAACCAGGCCTCTGAGAAACAGGAGGAGAAAAGCGAAAGCGAGAGCTCAGAACACG aggaggaggaggatggcaGCTACGATAGTGACGATGGAGCTGGTGACATCAAGATTAGCTCATCCTGTAAAGAAGCTCCTGCAAACCCTGCAGGGATCCTTCCTTTTTCATGTCAGTCCTCCAAGCTACAGTCAAACCAGAAAGCCAAGAGTAAGAGACCGGGGCCTCCAG CTGCAGGCATGGGGGGTACGTCACACACAGATCAGAGGAGAGCACTCAGAAGGTCCAGCCTCTCTAACACGGGGGACAGGGGACGTCCAGACTACCTGAGGACTAAAAAAGCGTATATGCCCAGCTGGGGCGTGTCATCATTGGGCTGCAGCTTTGGGGACGGCCATGGGAATCACGGAGCTCTGAATGAAGCCAACAGGGTCGGCAAAGAAGCTGTGAGGAGGACTTCAGCGGGACAAGTCATTCTGGGAAAG GCCAAGGGCCACGCTGTTAGCCGGCTCATGCAGAGCTTTGCAGCTGATGATGGCTTTCGGTTGGATGAGGAAAGCAGCTTCTCCGAGGgcgaagaggaggaaaaggaggaggaggaaacaaaggagaaaatGCTAATCCACCTCCCACCCAACATGCCTTGCAGAATACCCG CTCTACCAAATTGTGTGCTGAGTAAAGAGATGTTAGTGGACGGGCTGAAGATCCTGATATCCAAAGAGGATGAGCTCCTGTACGCCGCCTCCGTCCAAACTTTGGACCTTCCTGACAT ATTCAGTGTTGTCATTGAGGGGGAACGAGGGAATCGCCCCCGGATCTACTCACTGGAACAACTACTACAAGAAGCT GTGTTAGACGTGCGGCCCCAGACCGAGGCCATCCTGACTGCAGGAACCCGAGTGTGTGCCTACTGGAGCGAGCGCTCTCGCTGTCTTTACCCTGGATATGTCCATAGAG GAGGCtcggatgaagaggagaaggaaggcAACGTGATGGTAGAGTTTGATGATGGAGACAGAGGAAGGATCTCCCTTACAAACATCAGGCTTCTGCCACCCGGCTATCAAATTCACT GTGCGGAACCTTCTCCAGCGCTTCTGATCTCATCTGGTCGCCGCGGTAGACAAAGTTCCACCCAGGAGAAGAAGGAAACACCCACAGATAAACCAGCCAATGAGAATTCAACAGGAAGGTCACAAGAGAAGAGACCAG TTGGCAGACCGAAGAAAATCCACTCTGTGCCTAAGACGTCCAGCACGCCCACATCAGTGACAGACACCGTGACCAAAAACAGTACTTCTTCATTGAACTGGTCTGCTCCAAGAAAGAGACCACCAGTGgacttcttcctcttcaacGGAACCTCCCGTAAGACCCAGAGGAAGATTCGTGAACGAGACTTGGGGTTCTTTCATCGGCCTGCGTCTCACCCTCTTGTGCCTCCCATACCCATCAAAGGCATATTTGGCTCTCCTTTTGAAGGTGACTCATTCAGTAGCATCGCCAATGGCTATTCCACCTTTGGCAGCTCTGTTGTCGGGCGGCAGGTTACCACCGTAGCTTCTGTGGGGCTCCGAGACTCCTTGTCCTCTGCTTGCTCCTCAGCTGTCGCCACAGCGATGGCGGCTGTAGGCAGGAAACCAGTGAGCGAACGTGACAGGAAACAGTACATGGTGAAGCTTGACCATGAAGGAGTGACCTCTCCTAAAACAAAGAACAGCAAGGCTTTGCTTCGGCTCGGGGGAAGTGGagggagagcagggaagagTCTCTCCTCTGCAGGAGCGCCACTGCGGTACGTCCACCCGGCCCCACTGGTGAAAGACAGTAAGAAGTGTGGAGAAAGAGACGGTGCCGGATCCCATCCAGAGACTCTGAAGGGAGGTCCTCCTTTAAGAAAAGATCTTCTGTCAGCAGGTCTTGGAGTCAAAGGGGGGGAATACAACCCAGACTACCCGAGTGACTGCCCTAGCTCTTACTCTGAGctagatgaggatgatgaggaagacGGTCAAGATGCTGAGGCGCGGGAAAGAAGTTCAGCAGTCACATCCCACCGTAGTGGTCGTTTCCTCTCTCGTCTCTCAGTCTGcttctcctcatcttcctcctcttcttcctcctctggctccatctcctcctcatccatctgctcctcagacAATGACTCTTCTTATTCCTCTGATGAAGAGTCCTCCTCTGTGCTGCTGCGCCGTGcgctgctgcagcaggacaaACAAAAGCAGAGGCAGAACATGAACTCAGACCTCCTCAGCCCTGACCTGACAACCTCCAAATCCTCTCCTGCTGCCTCAGCCCCGACTCATCGCTTCATAGCTAAAGCCAGCATGGCCGTCTCAGGGTCAAAGGCATGGGCTGACAGAGTAGAAGACAGGAAGGACTTCATGCCAAAAGGAAGTATAGGGGCTAATATTAGCACAGCTAAAACCCAGCTGAAGAGGAAAGAAGGAATTCCTAACAGCCACCATCAGAGTCAAGTTAGTCCTATGAACCAGCAGCCAAAAAATGAGTCAAAGGACCTGACAAAAGTCAAGAGGCAGCGGATGTCTTCACCTGAACCTCTCTCCAACATGACTCCTAACCTGTCGGGACGCCAACTCTGGAAATGGTCTGGAAACCCCACGCAG AGGAGAGGACTGAAGGGTAAAGCCCGGAAGCTTTTTTACAAGGCCATCGTGCGGGGCAAGGAGACAGTGCGTGTCGGGGACTGTGCTGTGTTCCTGTCACCTGGCCGGCCCCAGCTGCCCTATGTGGGCAGAGTGGAGAGCCTCTGGGAGTCATGGAGCTCCAGCATGGTGGTCAGGGTCAAATGGTTCTACCACCCAGAGGAGACTCGACTGGGGAAGCGGCACCGTGATGGCAAG